The sequence below is a genomic window from Gemmatimonadota bacterium.
TCGCCGGGACCGATTCCCACCGAGGTGTTCATGGAATACCTGAACCTGAAGGAGGAAGAGATTCCCGAACTCGGCGAACGGTTCCAGATTCCGCTGGGCCGGGTGGGAACGCCGGAAGACATCGCGCCGGCGGTGGTCTACCTCGCTTCGGACGCATCGAGTTGGATGACCGGGCACACCATCCTGATCAAGGGCGGGCCCTGATTCGGAAGCCCGCATCGACTCTAAGCCGACACCACCTGTCTTCGCCCTGGGAACGGGCTGAAGACAGGCGTCGCGAATA
It includes:
- a CDS encoding SDR family oxidoreductase, which gives rise to SPGPIPTEVFMEYLNLKEEEIPELGERFQIPLGRVGTPEDIAPAVVYLASDASSWMTGHTILIKGGP